Proteins from one Bradyrhizobium amphicarpaeae genomic window:
- a CDS encoding AAA family ATPase, translating to MRGRQRDIRLPAPYLRRVWLDRALVPDWEAYPYCLPIFSEEFDLSFDTAITIIVGENGTGKSTILEGIAALAGYDDAGGGKGYRPVDHSNAREIMGGELSAALRAGWVPKITNGWFFRAETFFSVARYLDEVSNMPPDFLSYSHGEGFLRFFQERCQKQGIFIFDEPESALSPARQMEFLKLLHRMDSAGNCQVIMATHSPMLMAYPNARLLRLTKYGLEPVTVEETDHYRVMREFCADPRGFVEATLAE from the coding sequence ATGAGAGGGCGACAGCGCGACATCAGGCTGCCTGCTCCCTATCTCCGGCGCGTCTGGCTCGACCGCGCGTTGGTTCCGGACTGGGAAGCCTACCCGTACTGTCTTCCGATCTTCAGCGAAGAATTCGACCTGAGCTTCGATACCGCGATCACGATCATCGTCGGCGAGAACGGCACCGGCAAATCGACCATCCTGGAGGGTATCGCAGCGCTCGCCGGTTATGACGATGCCGGCGGCGGCAAGGGTTATCGCCCGGTCGATCATTCCAATGCGCGCGAGATCATGGGTGGCGAATTATCGGCCGCGCTTCGCGCCGGCTGGGTGCCGAAGATCACCAACGGCTGGTTCTTCCGCGCCGAGACCTTCTTCTCCGTTGCAAGATATCTCGACGAAGTCTCCAATATGCCGCCGGATTTTCTGTCCTACTCGCATGGCGAAGGTTTTCTGCGCTTCTTCCAGGAGCGATGCCAGAAGCAAGGCATCTTCATCTTCGACGAACCGGAATCGGCGTTGTCGCCGGCGCGCCAGATGGAGTTTCTGAAGCTTCTGCATCGCATGGACTCCGCCGGCAATTGCCAGGTCATCATGGCGACCCATTCGCCGATGCTGATGGCCTATCCCAACGCACGGCTGCTGCGGCTGACCAAGTACGGCCTCGAGCCGGTGACAGTGGAGGAGACGGATCATTACCGGGTTATGCGCGAGTTCTGCGCCGATCCGCGCGGATTCGTGGAAGC